The Methanopyrus kandleri AV19 DNA segment CGGCGGGCAGACGGTGACTTTCAGCAACTTTCTGCCCCCTCGGGCAGGCGTAGTAGTAATCTCCCCCCTAATTGTATTACTTTATGATCTTCAAACCAAGCTTTGGTACGCTCAAAACGTACCTCATCGTACTCGATGTGCCACAAGATCAATCCCTCCGCCGGAAGGCATCTGGGTTTCTTCGACGGCTCGAACTTCCCAGAAAGTAGCGCTTCGGCGTCCCCTTCCTCCCTGAGCCCGTGGCCTACCTCCCACACGAACCCCGCTATCCTGCGGACCATCTCCCACAGGAATCGCGGTGCCACGACCCGCAACACGTACGCGTTAGGGGTTATTTCTACGAGTTCACACCGCTCGACGGTTATTATCGGATTCCGGCCATCCTCCCTTCGGAATGCCGAAAAATCGTGTTTTCCTTCGAGCTTGCGGGCAGCCCGTGCCGCGGCTTCGGGACGGTTTAGTGGTCCCAAGAAGTACCGATACTCCTTTCGTAGCGCGTCGCGCCGCGGATCGAACTCTTCATGGACTTCCGTTTTGGCTATAACCCGGATGTCCTTGGGTAATCTCGCGTTGATGGGGTCCGGTTGGGCTAGCTCCGGGTCGCCTTCTACCACGACTACCTGGTAGCGTGCATGGGCCCCCGCGTCGGTCCTGGATGCGTACCCTACCAGTTCCAATCCCAGCTCCGAGAGCGCTTTTCGTAGCGCTCCTTCGATCGTTGGGACGTCGGGTTGGTACTGGAAACCGTGATATCGCGAACCGTCGTAGGCGACCCGGAGGGCTACTCTCATCGCCCGGCCCCAGGGGGCTTGTAAGGGAGCCTCCGGTAGACCTCTATCATTTCCTCCTCGGAAACTAGTTCCCGGTTTCCGAAACGGATCACGGGTTCGTCCACAACCTCTCCTGCGACCGTGAACGGGCATCCCTCTTCGAACGCTATCTCGGCAGCACGTTCGACGTCGTTTGGATCCATACATACCATGAAGATCCCTAAATACCCCGTCCACGTGGGGTACGGCATCGACCGGAGCTCGACACCCTTCTTGGCTTTGCCCATCATCTCCAGTAGGTTCCCGAGTACCCCACCGCGACTGGCGTCCTTGGCGGCGCTCACGTCGATACCTTCCCGTAGGAACCTGAGAAACGCGTTGAATTTCACCTTAGCCTTGTAAACGCGATCCCCAACGTCCCCACGCACAGGCTCGCCCAAAAATACCAGCGCATCGCCTTCCCTGGCCGTACCGTCCGGGATCGGCTCGTCGGCTATCAATCGACCGATCACGACCACGGAGACGCAGGGCACTAGGTCGGGATGGGATTGTGTGTTACCGCCGAGGATCTTGATTCCTAACCCTTCCGCCTGTTTCCTTAAATCTTCAAGGATTTCCTCCGCCTGCTCCTCGCTTTCGGCCTGTACGGCGTCGAACGCCACTATCGGTTCACCGCCGGTGACCACGACGTCGGCCGCCGAGTGTATGATCGCGGTCTTTCTACCGATCTTGGCCGGGTAGGGGCCTTCCATGTTGATAACTAATCGCTCACCGTTTACTTCGATCACCGTGGCGTCATCGCCCTGTAGTGGGCCTATGATCGTCTTCCACTCCTCCGAGACTTCCCTGAATAACCTGCGGCAGAAGTTAGTCTCTTCTATGTGCTCGAGGAGGCGCTCCAGGTCGACTTTTTCCAAACTCACCCGACCCCCAGCAGCTTCAGAGCCGTCGGCAAGGCCAGCGCTGACGTGCAGAGCGACGGATCGACGCCGGAGCGGAGCGCGTAAATCCCTATTCCCGCACACGCGATCGCCGTACCGAGCGAACCTAACCCATGAAATGTCATCAACGCGAGCAGTCCGAGTACTACGGTACCGGTCAGTACTCGCGCCCGTGCTCCGGAGAGCACCCCTCCCAACACCCTGGTCGAAAAGATGAGCAGCCACGCTCCCAACACCGACACGAGTAGGTACACTCCCACCGACGCCAACACTTCGGGGTACGTGATATCTCCAACGGATCGTTGGATGAACACCGAAGCTCCACTCCTAGGGTTCCCAAGCGCGTGTAGCGCCACGATCGAGGACACCGCGTCGGCGGCGTCGATACCGGAGGTGACCAGCAGGTACCGCTCGGTCGTGTCGACGCCCAACCGCGTCAGGACGGAAACCACGTTGGCGGGTCCCAATCCCGGCAGGAAACCGAGAGCACAACCCGCGAGTGCGGCCAGGATTCCGCATTTCGGGAGCTCCTTTCCAGATATTGCGGGCTTTCCAGGCCGCTGCTTCGGGATCGAAGTGCGGTTCATCAGACAGGAAAGCCCTGGCCCGATCGCGTAGAATCCGGAGAGCATGGCTTCCAGTGGGGAGGCTACGTCGAGCGGTCCCGAAAGAACTACGTAGCCTACCGCGGAACTCGCCGAGAAGACCGCCAACCCGCGGAGTCCATTATCGTACGTTTGTAAGGCCAGGATCGTCAGTACCAGCCACGGTATTATCGGCTTGGAGGCGACGTACATGGGTCCTACGATTTTCACGATGTATGGGAGCGCGACCGCCGCGAAAAAGCCCGTGGATAACGTCCCTAGGGCGACGAGGCGAGCGGCTTCTTCCGCCCTTCCCTCGATCGTATAGCGCTGCAACGGAATCAACACGGCAACCGACGCCTGATCGTCAGGTACTCCCAAGAACATGCTTTCAACCTTAGACAACGGGACGTTGACGGCTGAGCACGCTGAAGCGAATGTCAACACGTCTTCACGGTCGAGGTACGTGGGATCGAACTCCGAAAAAAACGTATTCGGATGGAGACCGGGGATGTACCCCGATAGCATCCCGGAAAAGATTCCGAGAAACGCTCCACCGGAGCAAGTCCGACCCACCGGACCGGGGACTTCGAGATGCTAAAGGAGCTATGGCGATCGTTTGCGATGGCGCTAGGGGCTGCGTGGACACTCGGACTCCTAGCACTTACGGTTCACATCCTGGGGCTCGTTTGGACTATCGTCCTCCTCTTAGGGATCTCAGTCTTGTTGGGAATTAGTGTCTCGAGGAGAGTCTCACCCTTCATCGCGGTAGCGAGAGGTCTAGGGTTGCTATCACTCCTGATGGTAAACGCGGCTAGACTGGAGTACCTGGCGCCATGGCTCGCCATGCCCGTACTCGGGGCACTCTACGTCTTCGATAGGCCCGCCTTTTACTTGGTGATAGCGGCGGCGGGAGCGGTCCTACTGCTTCGAGCGCTGATAGAAATCCATGAAGCGGCCGTCGAAGCGGACTTCCGGTACCGGTCGAAGGTTCAGGGACTGGCGTTGGCCGTCCGTGAGATCTGGTCTGGGATTATGGAGGCTCTAGAGAGACTCTCCACGATCTCGGCGGAGAAGAAAGAGGAGCTGAGTGGAACGTTCACCGTTGCCGGAAAGAAGTTGTTGAGGTGGATGCTCAGCTGAGGACGCGTCCGCGGTCCAATCGTCATCATCCTTCAGTAGCGCGGGACATCGTCATCCGCGTCCCTCCCAATCGACTAGGATCTGGTCACCTTGAACTAGCATCTTGCCCTCCGGGACGTTCTTACGGACGACGGTGGAAGGTGCGGTGGCCGAGTACGGGCCCAGTTTCCGTCCCGGCAGTATAGAGGTGTTGATCCCTGTTTTAACCCCATCACCCAGTACGGCTCCGAACTTCCTCCTACCGGTATCCTCGAGCTCGCCCTTGACTACTACTTTCACGTTGCGTTCATCGTGTCTGAGGTTGGCGATGATGGTACCGGCTCCCAGGTTGCACTTGGCCCCGATAACGCTGTCTCCCACGTAGGAGAGGTGGCTGACGTTCGTCCCCTCCATGATTATTGAGTTCTTGATTTCGACGGCTTGGCCGATGCGGACGTCCCGGACCAGCGTCGTCGCCGGTCGGATGTAGCAGTTGGGTCCGATTTCGCACCCCGGGCCTATATAGGCGGGCCCTTCGACTACGGCTCCCGACCTGAGGATCGCATCCTCGGCTACCCACACCGGTCCTCTCAGCTCCACGTTCTCCTCGATGACTCCTTCAACCTCGGGACGCGACATCGCGTTCCGAAGTGCCCAAGCGTTGGCGTCGAGTAGGTCCCACGGGCGACCTACGTCGGACCAGAACCCGTCGTACGAAATCCCTAGAACACCTTCATCGATGGCGGCGTCGAGCAGCGCATCGGTGATCTCGAACTCGCCCCGCGGAGAGGGTTTGACTCGTTCCAAAAACCTCTCGAACTCCGGTTCCGCCACGTACACTCCCGCGTTCGCCAGGTTGGAGGGAGCCTCCTCGGGCTTGGGTTTCTCCACGAGCTCCACCACGTACCCGTCTTGTAGTCTCGCGACCCCGAATTCCGACGGATCCTCGACCTCCACTAGCACCATTGAGGCGACGCCTTCGTGCTCACGTACCGCGCGCTCGAGCAACTCCGAATCGAACACCAAGTCCCCGTTTGTGATGACCACGGTCTCGTCGGGTTCGATCTCCCGCCACGCGACGTACACAGCGTGGGCTGTTCCCAGGGGCTTACCCTGACGGACGAACTCCAGCTCGAAGGAATCGCCCCAGCGATCCTTGACGTACCGTTCCACCTTCTCGGCCAGGTATTCCACGACCACCACGAGGTGTTCCACTCCGATGCGCTTCATGGCCTCGATGGAGAAGTCGATAAGACGGCGATCGGCCACCGGCAGGAGGACCTTCGGCCGTGTCTTCGTCAGCGGTCGCATCCGGGTACCTTCGCCCGCCGCGAGCACGATACCGATCATTCCCTCACCTCCTCGACACACCTGCGGACGATATCGACGAACTCATCCCTGAGCTCTCGGGCGCGTTCCTCGGACTCCGCCTCCACCGTTATCCGTATGAGCGGTTCGGTGCCGGAGGGCCTGACGAGCACCCAGCCATCGTCCAGTTCGACACGAACGCCGTCTACGGTATCGATGTCGTCGTAAGCCTCCCGGAGGCGCGTCTCCACCAGCCTCATCACTTCGGGCTTGAGCTCGTCGGGACACTCGACGGTTTCGCGCACGACCGGGTAGCTCGGGATCTCGGCTAACAGTTCCGAGAGCGGTCGCCCTTCCTCGATCAGCAAGCTCACCATCCACGCCGCGGAGAGCGGACCGTCGGGGCACATGTGTACGTCCGGGTGTATCCAGGTTCCGTTCGGTTCCCCTCCGAAGACGCATCCTTCCTCCCGTATCGCGGCGGCTACGTGGACGTCTCCCACTTTGGTCCTCACCACCTCGCCGCCCATCTCGCGGACTACCTCGTCGATAACCATCGAAGCATCGACGTTCACGGCGACCTTCCCTGGACCCTTCTCCTCGAGGATTCGCCGGCACACCAACGCCAGCACTTCGTCGTACCCGGCGAACTTACCTTCCTCGGTGACGAAAACTACACGATCAGCGTCCCCGTCGTGGGCGATCCCCAGATCAGCATCCGTCGCCCGCACGGTTCGCATGAGGTCCTTCAGGTTCTCGGGCTTCGGCTCCGGTTCCCGGCCCGGGAAGTGTCCATCAGGATGCGCGTTTAGAGAGATTACCTCGCACCCCATCTCGCGGAGTACTACCGGAGTGACGAACGCGGAGGGGCCGTTGGCACAGTCCACCACGATGCGTAGCCCGTCCCCGTCGACGGAGACCTCGTCCAGTATCCTCTCCACGTGTACGTTCAACGCCGTCTCGTCGTCGACCACCTCACCGTACTCGTCCCAATTCGGGTACTCCAGATCGCCGTCCATGATCTGCTCTATTTCACGCTCTTGTTCGGGCGAGAACGCCATTCCGTCAGAGTCCCAGAACTTTATCCCGTTGTACTCGGGAGGATTGTGGGAAGCTGTGATCATTACACCGGCGTCGAGACCCTCAGTCGCCACGTAACAACCCAGAGTCGGTGTGCACACTACCCCGATGTCTACAACATCACATCCTTGGGCGGTCAGTCCTGAGATCACGGCTGCGCGAAGGGCATCGCAGTGTACCCGGGTGTCGCGACCTACGGCAACCGTGCCGCCACCCAAGTACTCGCCGAGAGCGCGTCCAGCTCGAAGTGCGAGCTCTGGAGTTAGGAACTCCCCTACTCTACCGCGGATACCGGACGTACCGAAGTATTTACCCACGGGGGGTCCCCCTTTGTTCGCGTTCCTACTCGCCGGGGATAACGTTGAGTTGGCGCTAATGGAATTAAAGGGCGCGCTCCGGGCGGAGGTCGGCGAGATCGAAGTCGAGGTCCACGATCGGGTCGCGGTGGTCGAAGGACTCACTGACGAGGAGGCGGAGCGGGTCGTCCGGCGGCTCGCCCGGACGCATGCGGTCTACCGGGTCGGCGAGGGGAGGGTCAGGGTCGAGATTGGGGGTGAGCGTAGACCAGTCCGGCTCCTCGCGGAGCGTGAGAAGCTGTCCGATCGTAAGCCGCACAAGCGCCCCGAGTTCATGCCCGACTCCACGGAGCCTTTCCTGGCCCGGGTCCTGGTCAACCTGGCCGAGGCGCGGCGCGGGGAGCGCTTACTGGACCCGATGTGCAACGTGGGCGGTATCCTCATCGAGGCGGGACTGATCGGCTGCGTGCCCGTCGGGGTGGAGGTCCGGGAGGAACTCGTGGAGCGGACCGAGCGTAACCTGCGGCACTACAGGATCGAGGAGTACGAGCTACACACGGGTCGGGCGGAGGAGGTAGACGAGATCCTAGACGAGCCCGTCCAGGCCGCCGCCGTGGACCCGCCATACGGCCGCTCTTCGTACATCGAGGGCGGGCCGGTGGAGCGGCTGCTACTCAACACGTTGGACGCGTTGTCTGAGGTGGTCGAGGGCAAGGTCTCCCTGACCGCGCCCGTGGACGCCTGGGAAGAAGTTAAAGAGAGTGTGAAGAGGGTAGAGGGCGAGGTTCGGGACCGGGTCCACGGCAGCCTTACCCGGGTCATCGCCGTCGTCGTGCCTTAGCGGTGATGACCGCGGACCGCTCCTGATCTGTGATGAGTTTTCGGGGAGCTGATCACCGGCTCAGGTACGACAGCACCGCGCGGATCCCGGACTTAACGATCCGCTTGAACAGGAACAGCTTGCCCTCTCGCAGCGCGTTCAGCAGGTACCGGGGGTTCAGGTAGAACGACAGGTACGCGCGCTGCAGCAGGCGCCCCAGCTCCCTGGTGCTCAGGTGCTCAGTCCTCATCACCGGATCTACCGTGGTATACTTCGACCAGTCGTGAACCTCGATCAGTCCCCTCTCCTTGGCGAGGTCGTACAGCGGCGTTCCCGGGTAGGGCGTGCACACCGTGAACTGCACGTAGTCCGGCTCGAGGCGGCGCGCGAACTTGATCGTCCTGAAGACGTCCTCGCGATCCTCCCATGGGAACCCCAGGATGAATGATAATAAGATCCTGAGTCCGTGCCTTTTCGCCACCTTACGGCACGCGATGACGTCCTGGACGGTGATCCCCTTGTTGATGCGTTTCAGGGTTTCGTTGCTGGCCGATTCGGCCCCGACGTATACCGTGCGGCACCCGTGCTCGCGTATCGTGCGGGCGAGCTCCGGCGTGAGCGTGTCCGCGCGGGCGCCGCAGTCCCACGGGACGTCGATACCTTCCTCCCTCATTTTCTCACATATCTCCCGCACCCTTCGCTTATGGGCAGTAAACACGTCGTCGACGAACTCGAGTCGCTCCACTCCCAGCTCTTCCACCAAGTAAGAGATCTCCTCGACCACCCGATCCGGGCTCTTCCCTCGCCACTTGGGTCCGAAGATCCTGGAGGAGGCGCAGAAGAGGCACCGGAACGGGCAGCCGCGGCTCGTGATGACGGGGACGAACCGGACGCTGTCCGCGGAGTACTGGTCCAGGTCTACCTTGTCGTACGCCGGGAGCGGTAGCGAATCTAGGTCTTCCGGCTCCTGTCGGTCGGGATTTCGAACAATTTTAGAGCCCTCCCTGTAGGTGATTCCGGGAATATTCGAAAGGTCTGACTCCTCCCACCGATCTACGGCCTCCAGTACCTCGACAGTCGTCGATTCTCCCTCGCCCCGGATTACCACGTCGGCAGGGCTTTCCCTGAGGGCCTCTCGGTCCATGAAGGTGGGGTGCGGGCCGCCCAGAAACACGAATGCCCCCTCATCCTTTGCCAGCTTCGCGACCTTGTACGCCGACGGCGCCACCGGGGTCGTGGCCGTTATCCCTACCGCGTCGTAGCCTCTGATCCTTCCCCGTAGGTCCTCCATCTCAACACCTTCGGCGGGACAGTCCAGGATGTCGACGGAGAACCCTTCCTTCTCGAGCTTGGCGGCCAGGTAGACTAGTCCGATCGGGAATCCCCGTACTCCCAGCACGCGGGCGATGTCGTCCTCGAACGGAGGTTGAACCAACAAGACTTTCACTTGTTAGCATCCCCCACTAGGACACAGCCCGGGTCGGGCCCCTCCACCTTGCCCGTGATCGCGTACGCACGGGCCCGGCATCCGCCGCACACGTACCGGTACTTGCACTCGCCGCAGGGCTTCTCCAGCTCGTCACGGTTTCGGCACGCCCAGAGCACCTCGTGTTCCCACAACTCCTCCGGATCGTCCTCCAGTATGTTCCCGATCTTAACTGGCAAGAACACGCACGGCTGGACGTCACCGTTCGGCCGGATGGCCAGCAGGCATCGGCCGGCGCCGCACCCCCCGATAAACTCGACGAGGGGCTCGATCCAGCGGCCCTCGCCCGCGTACGCGAAGTGGGTTCCGTAGAGTACGCCTCCCTCCCCCGACTCGGTCATCTGCAGGCTCACTCGGGACATCTGCGGCGCGGTGGAGTAGATCATCAGGTCCCGGTCCAGGGCCTCCCGAACGAGCATCTTGAGCACCTCCTCCCGGACCTCAGGCGGCGGGTCCAGCTCCGGGCAGAACCGACCCTGGCCCGTGGGGATGAAGTTGAACACTGCGATCCCGTCGGCTCCGAGCTCCTCCGCGAGATCCAGCATCTGCGGGAGCTCGTCCACGTTGTTCCGGTGCACGGTGAAGGCGATCACGGTGATCATGTCCGTCTCGGCGCAGTGACGAACGCCCTCAACCGTTCGTTCCCAGGCACCCTTGACGCCTCGGAACTTATCGTGCGTCTCGGGCCGAGCCCCGTCCAGGCTGATCTCGACGTACTCGACGCCCGCGGCCTCCAGCCGCTCCGCCGTGTCCCGGTCGATCAGGGTCCCGTTCGTGGCGAGCGCGGTGAACATCCCCTCGTTGGCGGAGGCCTCCGCCAGCTCGAAGAAGTCGTCCCGCATCAGCGGCTCGCCGCCGGAGAACGCCAGCCCCGGAACGTTCCACTCTGAGAACCGCTCGATGACTTCCAGCGCCCTCTCGGTGTCCAGCTCGCCGGGCGCGGGCTTGCCCGCCTCCGAGTAGCAGTGCTCGCAGCGCAGGTTACACAGCCCGGTCACGTCCCAGACCACGAGATACGGAGCGGCCGGGACGAACGGTTTCCGGACCCCGTACCGGTAGATCCCTAGCAGCGTCACGGCGATGCCTCGCCGGTAGGAGTCCAGCGAGAGGGCCTCCCGGACTGTCTCCTCGTCTACGCCGGCCGCCCGGGCCGTCTTCTCAACGAGCTTCTTCACCAATCGAGCCGTCGCCTTGCACTTCCAGCACGCGTCCTCCCGACCGCCATAAGCCACGTCCAGCGCGACCTTCACGCGCACGTCTCCGCACGACTCGCACCGCTTGGCCCCCAGCTTCATCAGCCGCCGTGCCAGCTCCGAGTCCAGCACCCGGTTCAGCACACGGATGAACTCACCGACCCTGGTCATGCGAAGCGCCCCCTACCTTAGTACACCTTCACCGGCTCGTAGAGCGTGGTGCGCTGCACGGGGGTGAAGCCCGCCTCCCGAATGATCTCCACTATCTCCTCGGGCTCGAGCTGCTCGCCCTCGGTCGCTCCGGCCTCCCGGGAGATGTTCTCTTCCATGAGGGTGCCACCTAGATCGTTCGCCCCGGCGTGCAGCGTCATCTGAGCCAGCTTCACTCCGAGCTTCACCCAGGAAGCCTGTATGTTCGGAATCAACGGTCCGAAGTACAATCGGGCCACAGCGTGCACGAGTACGTCCGTCATACCCGATACTCCGGGTCGCGCCCCTCCTCGTCGGTAAATCGGTGCGTTCGAATGTACGAAGGAGAGCGGCACGAACTCCGTGAAGCCTCCCGTGTCCTCTTGGATCCCTCGAAGCCGCTTCATGTGGTCGATCCAGTCCCTCGGTGAGTCGATGTGACCGTACATCATAGTACAAGTGGTGGGAATTCCCAACTCGTGCGCGATCCTGATGATATGTTCCCACTCATCGGCTTCCAACTTATCAGGACATAGCCGCTTCCTCACCTCAGGGGAGAATATCTCCGCGGCCGTTCCGGGCATCGAATCGAGACCGGCTCGCTTCAGCTCTCGTAGTACGTCTTCGATGTCCTCTCCCGCCAGCTTGGCGCAGTACTTCACCTCCATCGGTGAGTACCCGTGCACGTGGATGTCCGGGGCTTGGGACTTGATCTCGTCCAACATTTCCAGGTAGTACTCAAACGTCGCCTCGGGATGCAGTCCGCCCTGAAGACATACTTCCGTAGCTCCAGCGTCACGGGCTTCCGCTGCCCGCTCGCCCACCTCCTCCGGCGTCATACGGTAAGCATCCGGGTCGTCCGGATCCCTCCGGAACGCACAGAATCGACATCTGTTAATGCACACGTTGGTGAAGTTGATGTTCCTGTTCACCACGAACGTGACGTGTTCACCGACGATCTTAAGTCGGGCCTCGTGTGCAGCCCGCATTACCTTGTACGGGTCCAGCTTACCCTGTAAGGCGTCCAACGCCGTTCCTTCGTCGATGCCACCGGCCACGGCCATGTTCACCAGCTCGTCGACGCTGACTTCATCGGGCGAATCCCTCATCGTCCGAGAGCCGCTCGACGACTTCTGAGATGTTGGCATGGTACCAGCCCCGACGGACGTACTCGGGGTAAATAGGGAGCCGCTCCCTTAACCTGAAACCGACGTCTTCGGTCAGTCTTTTCAGCTCCTCGATCTCGG contains these protein-coding regions:
- a CDS encoding tripartite tricarboxylate transporter permease encodes the protein MGRTCSGGAFLGIFSGMLSGYIPGLHPNTFFSEFDPTYLDREDVLTFASACSAVNVPLSKVESMFLGVPDDQASVAVLIPLQRYTIEGRAEEAARLVALGTLSTGFFAAVALPYIVKIVGPMYVASKPIIPWLVLTILALQTYDNGLRGLAVFSASSAVGYVVLSGPLDVASPLEAMLSGFYAIGPGLSCLMNRTSIPKQRPGKPAISGKELPKCGILAALAGCALGFLPGLGPANVVSVLTRLGVDTTERYLLVTSGIDAADAVSSIVALHALGNPRSGASVFIQRSVGDITYPEVLASVGVYLLVSVLGAWLLIFSTRVLGGVLSGARARVLTGTVVLGLLALMTFHGLGSLGTAIACAGIGIYALRSGVDPSLCTSALALPTALKLLGVG
- the glmU gene encoding bifunctional sugar-1-phosphate nucleotidylyltransferase/acetyltransferase; the protein is MIGIVLAAGEGTRMRPLTKTRPKVLLPVADRRLIDFSIEAMKRIGVEHLVVVVEYLAEKVERYVKDRWGDSFELEFVRQGKPLGTAHAVYVAWREIEPDETVVITNGDLVFDSELLERAVREHEGVASMVLVEVEDPSEFGVARLQDGYVVELVEKPKPEEAPSNLANAGVYVAEPEFERFLERVKPSPRGEFEITDALLDAAIDEGVLGISYDGFWSDVGRPWDLLDANAWALRNAMSRPEVEGVIEENVELRGPVWVAEDAILRSGAVVEGPAYIGPGCEIGPNCYIRPATTLVRDVRIGQAVEIKNSIIMEGTNVSHLSYVGDSVIGAKCNLGAGTIIANLRHDERNVKVVVKGELEDTGRRKFGAVLGDGVKTGINTSILPGRKLGPYSATAPSTVVRKNVPEGKMLVQGDQILVDWEGRG
- a CDS encoding AIR synthase related protein — its product is MEKVDLERLLEHIEETNFCRRLFREVSEEWKTIIGPLQGDDATVIEVNGERLVINMEGPYPAKIGRKTAIIHSAADVVVTGGEPIVAFDAVQAESEEQAEEILEDLRKQAEGLGIKILGGNTQSHPDLVPCVSVVVIGRLIADEPIPDGTAREGDALVFLGEPVRGDVGDRVYKAKVKFNAFLRFLREGIDVSAAKDASRGGVLGNLLEMMGKAKKGVELRSMPYPTWTGYLGIFMVCMDPNDVERAAEIAFEEGCPFTVAGEVVDEPVIRFGNRELVSEEEMIEVYRRLPYKPPGAGR
- the cofH gene encoding 5-amino-6-(D-ribitylamino)uracil--L-tyrosine 4-hydroxyphenyl transferase CofH — encoded protein: MRDSPDEVSVDELVNMAVAGGIDEGTALDALQGKLDPYKVMRAAHEARLKIVGEHVTFVVNRNINFTNVCINRCRFCAFRRDPDDPDAYRMTPEEVGERAAEARDAGATEVCLQGGLHPEATFEYYLEMLDEIKSQAPDIHVHGYSPMEVKYCAKLAGEDIEDVLRELKRAGLDSMPGTAAEIFSPEVRKRLCPDKLEADEWEHIIRIAHELGIPTTCTMMYGHIDSPRDWIDHMKRLRGIQEDTGGFTEFVPLSFVHSNAPIYRRGGARPGVSGMTDVLVHAVARLYFGPLIPNIQASWVKLGVKLAQMTLHAGANDLGGTLMEENISREAGATEGEQLEPEEIVEIIREAGFTPVQRTTLYEPVKVY
- a CDS encoding radical SAM/SPASM domain-containing protein gives rise to the protein MTRVGEFIRVLNRVLDSELARRLMKLGAKRCESCGDVRVKVALDVAYGGREDACWKCKATARLVKKLVEKTARAAGVDEETVREALSLDSYRRGIAVTLLGIYRYGVRKPFVPAAPYLVVWDVTGLCNLRCEHCYSEAGKPAPGELDTERALEVIERFSEWNVPGLAFSGGEPLMRDDFFELAEASANEGMFTALATNGTLIDRDTAERLEAAGVEYVEISLDGARPETHDKFRGVKGAWERTVEGVRHCAETDMITVIAFTVHRNNVDELPQMLDLAEELGADGIAVFNFIPTGQGRFCPELDPPPEVREEVLKMLVREALDRDLMIYSTAPQMSRVSLQMTESGEGGVLYGTHFAYAGEGRWIEPLVEFIGGCGAGRCLLAIRPNGDVQPCVFLPVKIGNILEDDPEELWEHEVLWACRNRDELEKPCGECKYRYVCGGCRARAYAITGKVEGPDPGCVLVGDANK
- a CDS encoding B12-binding domain-containing radical SAM protein — encoded protein: MKVLLVQPPFEDDIARVLGVRGFPIGLVYLAAKLEKEGFSVDILDCPAEGVEMEDLRGRIRGYDAVGITATTPVAPSAYKVAKLAKDEGAFVFLGGPHPTFMDREALRESPADVVIRGEGESTTVEVLEAVDRWEESDLSNIPGITYREGSKIVRNPDRQEPEDLDSLPLPAYDKVDLDQYSADSVRFVPVITSRGCPFRCLFCASSRIFGPKWRGKSPDRVVEEISYLVEELGVERLEFVDDVFTAHKRRVREICEKMREEGIDVPWDCGARADTLTPELARTIREHGCRTVYVGAESASNETLKRINKGITVQDVIACRKVAKRHGLRILLSFILGFPWEDREDVFRTIKFARRLEPDYVQFTVCTPYPGTPLYDLAKERGLIEVHDWSKYTTVDPVMRTEHLSTRELGRLLQRAYLSFYLNPRYLLNALREGKLFLFKRIVKSGIRAVLSYLSR
- a CDS encoding tRNA pseudouridine(38-40) synthase TruA — its product is MRVALRVAYDGSRYHGFQYQPDVPTIEGALRKALSELGLELVGYASRTDAGAHARYQVVVVEGDPELAQPDPINARLPKDIRVIAKTEVHEEFDPRRDALRKEYRYFLGPLNRPEAAARAARKLEGKHDFSAFRREDGRNPIITVERCELVEITPNAYVLRVVAPRFLWEMVRRIAGFVWEVGHGLREEGDAEALLSGKFEPSKKPRCLPAEGLILWHIEYDEVRFERTKAWFEDHKVIQLGGRLLLRLPEGAESC
- the glmM gene encoding phosphoglucosamine mutase gives rise to the protein MGKYFGTSGIRGRVGEFLTPELALRAGRALGEYLGGGTVAVGRDTRVHCDALRAAVISGLTAQGCDVVDIGVVCTPTLGCYVATEGLDAGVMITASHNPPEYNGIKFWDSDGMAFSPEQEREIEQIMDGDLEYPNWDEYGEVVDDETALNVHVERILDEVSVDGDGLRIVVDCANGPSAFVTPVVLREMGCEVISLNAHPDGHFPGREPEPKPENLKDLMRTVRATDADLGIAHDGDADRVVFVTEEGKFAGYDEVLALVCRRILEEKGPGKVAVNVDASMVIDEVVREMGGEVVRTKVGDVHVAAAIREEGCVFGGEPNGTWIHPDVHMCPDGPLSAAWMVSLLIEEGRPLSELLAEIPSYPVVRETVECPDELKPEVMRLVETRLREAYDDIDTVDGVRVELDDGWVLVRPSGTEPLIRITVEAESEERARELRDEFVDIVRRCVEEVRE
- a CDS encoding TRM11 family SAM-dependent methyltransferase; this translates as MFAFLLAGDNVELALMELKGALRAEVGEIEVEVHDRVAVVEGLTDEEAERVVRRLARTHAVYRVGEGRVRVEIGGERRPVRLLAEREKLSDRKPHKRPEFMPDSTEPFLARVLVNLAEARRGERLLDPMCNVGGILIEAGLIGCVPVGVEVREELVERTERNLRHYRIEEYELHTGRAEEVDEILDEPVQAAAVDPPYGRSSYIEGGPVERLLLNTLDALSEVVEGKVSLTAPVDAWEEVKESVKRVEGEVRDRVHGSLTRVIAVVVP